One window from the genome of Nicotiana sylvestris chromosome 9, ASM39365v2, whole genome shotgun sequence encodes:
- the LOC104225553 gene encoding 3-hydroxyisobutyryl-CoA hydrolase 1-like isoform X1, producing the protein MSDYLTQIKYSKWSQIHYGCYQIWLSFTRLPSLMESSWEAGLVFLYVVDFELQQKSQVFSMPEIALGFFPDIGASYCLSRLPGFFGEYAGHTGSRLDCAEMLACGLATHFVSSAVLEIDVCK; encoded by the exons ATGAGCGACTATCTTACCCAAA TCAAATACAGTAAATGGAGTCAGATCCACTATGGATGCTACCAAATATGGCTTTCTTTCACCAG GTTACCATCCTTAATGGAATCGTCATGGGAGGCGGGGCTGGTGTTTCTGTACGTGGTAGATTTCGAGTTGCAACAGAAAAGTCAG GTTTTTTCCATGCCCGAAATAGCTTTGGGATTCTTTCCTGATATAGGTGCCTCTTACTGTTTATCAAGACTTCCAGGATTTTTTG GGGAATATGCTGGTCATACTGGTTCTAGGTTGGATTGTGCTGAAATGCTTGCTTGTGGTCTAGCAACCCACTTTGTATCATCGGCG GTTTTGGAGATTGACGTTTGCAAGTAA
- the LOC104225553 gene encoding 3-hydroxyisobutyryl-CoA hydrolase 1-like isoform X2 — MESDPLWMLPNMAFFHQVPKLPSLMESSWEAGLVFLYVVDFELQQKSQVFSMPEIALGFFPDIGASYCLSRLPGFFGEYAGHTGSRLDCAEMLACGLATHFVSSAVLEIDVCK, encoded by the exons ATGGAGTCAGATCCACTATGGATGCTACCAAATATGGCTTTCTTTCACCAGGTGCCAAA GTTACCATCCTTAATGGAATCGTCATGGGAGGCGGGGCTGGTGTTTCTGTACGTGGTAGATTTCGAGTTGCAACAGAAAAGTCAG GTTTTTTCCATGCCCGAAATAGCTTTGGGATTCTTTCCTGATATAGGTGCCTCTTACTGTTTATCAAGACTTCCAGGATTTTTTG GGGAATATGCTGGTCATACTGGTTCTAGGTTGGATTGTGCTGAAATGCTTGCTTGTGGTCTAGCAACCCACTTTGTATCATCGGCG GTTTTGGAGATTGACGTTTGCAAGTAA
- the LOC104225553 gene encoding 3-hydroxyisobutyryl-CoA hydrolase 1-like isoform X3, protein MESSWEAGLVFLYVVDFELQQKSQVFSMPEIALGFFPDIGASYCLSRLPGFFGEYAGHTGSRLDCAEMLACGLATHFVSSAVLEIDVCK, encoded by the exons ATGGAATCGTCATGGGAGGCGGGGCTGGTGTTTCTGTACGTGGTAGATTTCGAGTTGCAACAGAAAAGTCAG GTTTTTTCCATGCCCGAAATAGCTTTGGGATTCTTTCCTGATATAGGTGCCTCTTACTGTTTATCAAGACTTCCAGGATTTTTTG GGGAATATGCTGGTCATACTGGTTCTAGGTTGGATTGTGCTGAAATGCTTGCTTGTGGTCTAGCAACCCACTTTGTATCATCGGCG GTTTTGGAGATTGACGTTTGCAAGTAA